A region of Streptomyces deccanensis DNA encodes the following proteins:
- a CDS encoding VOC family protein has protein sequence MLRVKGLLHYGLQVPSLETGADFYGAFGLETAERGNAVVIRCDGREQDQTVLMEGPVKRLHHVAFAVDPDSLPEWRRHLEGLGLRLLDAPAEVPGGVWFRDHEGNLVNLRDEGIAPWREFGTTDAQDANVGDRIRRIDQARWLNASENTRPQRLGHMLIFSSDVSASEAFYTRTLGLRLSDRIIDGGPVFMNSGPGDHHVFGFVPGTHPGLHHSSWMVADIDQIAMGARNMAAVGYEKGWGLGRHTLGSNLFHYIQDPWGSWIEYSGDMDRITENWQPNDWDCPAAIWSPDMPADFITNQEDKPA, from the coding sequence ATGTTGCGTGTCAAAGGTCTGCTGCACTACGGACTCCAGGTGCCGTCGCTCGAAACGGGCGCGGACTTCTACGGCGCGTTCGGACTGGAGACGGCGGAGCGCGGCAACGCGGTGGTGATCCGCTGCGACGGCCGGGAGCAGGATCAGACGGTGCTGATGGAAGGGCCGGTCAAGCGGCTGCACCACGTGGCCTTCGCGGTGGACCCGGACTCGCTGCCCGAATGGCGGCGCCACCTGGAGGGGCTGGGCCTCAGGTTGCTGGACGCGCCGGCCGAGGTACCCGGCGGGGTGTGGTTCCGCGACCACGAGGGAAACCTGGTCAACCTCCGGGACGAGGGGATCGCACCTTGGCGCGAGTTCGGAACCACGGACGCGCAGGACGCCAACGTCGGCGACCGCATCCGCCGGATCGACCAGGCCCGCTGGCTGAACGCGAGCGAGAACACCCGCCCCCAGCGACTCGGGCACATGCTGATCTTCAGCTCCGACGTGAGCGCGTCCGAGGCCTTCTACACCCGCACGCTCGGGCTGCGCCTGTCGGACCGCATCATCGACGGCGGGCCCGTCTTCATGAACTCGGGGCCTGGTGACCACCATGTCTTCGGGTTCGTCCCCGGAACACACCCCGGCCTGCACCATTCCAGCTGGATGGTCGCCGACATCGACCAGATCGCGATGGGCGCGCGGAACATGGCCGCCGTGGGCTACGAGAAGGGCTGGGGCCTGGGCAGGCACACCCTCGGCTCGAACCTCTTCCACTACATCCAGGACCCCTGGGGCAGCTGGATCGAGTACTCCGGCGACATGGACCGCATCACCGAGAACTGGCAGCCGAACGACTGGGACTGCCCGGCCGCCATCTGGAGCCCCGACATGCCGGCCGACTTCATCACCAATCAGGAGGACAAGCCCGCGTGA
- a CDS encoding ABC transporter substrate-binding protein, whose protein sequence is MMSALSAPHPSGKPSRQLTVGVFPGAGGVHLHHAIDSGYFRQAGLEVNLVQVVSSDQQLAGWNDGDFDLMHTSPDHLLRGLLQRDPVAVRAEGIGELAVHRRQGTPLPTDRWAVDNAHSAFAFVLRAVLTDVAASPVTDDRLVPVGGTSQRFQALLSDAVDGTTLHPPFDVLAAEQGFSRVGGHLQVVPDLITNVVVAPRGTATTWHTRAYVEICRRSTEELLASGAPGVEAALLRHGMPEAIARAAVPGLLGPAGLSTSPEVTRHGMEAVADLRRRYAPDWQPARPLPSLIGPDQAR, encoded by the coding sequence ATGATGTCCGCGCTGAGCGCGCCGCACCCGTCCGGGAAGCCCTCCCGGCAGCTCACCGTGGGCGTCTTCCCGGGCGCCGGCGGTGTGCATCTTCACCACGCCATCGACTCCGGGTACTTCCGGCAGGCAGGGCTGGAGGTGAACCTCGTGCAAGTGGTCTCCTCCGACCAGCAGCTGGCGGGCTGGAACGACGGTGACTTCGACCTCATGCACACCTCGCCCGACCACCTGCTGCGCGGGCTTCTGCAACGGGACCCGGTGGCCGTCCGGGCCGAGGGCATCGGCGAACTCGCTGTCCACCGGCGCCAGGGAACCCCTCTGCCGACGGACCGGTGGGCGGTCGACAACGCGCACAGCGCCTTCGCGTTCGTGCTGCGCGCCGTTCTCACCGACGTCGCCGCGTCGCCGGTGACCGACGACCGACTCGTCCCCGTGGGCGGTACGTCGCAGAGGTTCCAGGCCCTGCTGTCGGACGCCGTGGACGGCACCACACTCCATCCGCCCTTCGACGTCCTCGCCGCCGAGCAGGGCTTTTCCCGCGTCGGCGGCCACCTTCAGGTCGTACCCGACCTCATCACCAACGTGGTGGTGGCCCCACGTGGGACGGCGACGACATGGCACACCCGTGCCTACGTCGAGATCTGCCGCAGGAGCACCGAGGAACTGCTGGCCTCCGGCGCACCAGGCGTCGAGGCGGCCCTGCTGCGGCACGGCATGCCCGAGGCGATCGCCCGGGCCGCCGTCCCCGGCCTCCTCGGGCCCGCGGGCCTGTCGACCTCACCCGAGGTGACCCGGCACGGCATGGAGGCGGTGGCCGACCTGCGCCGTCGCTACGCACCTGACTGGCAACCCGCCCGCCCCCTCCCCTCCCTGATCGGACCCGACCAAGCACGCTGA
- a CDS encoding GntR family transcriptional regulator, with protein MSRSRSESREEQRPADDEGGARARAGAPGESPTAAAGGRRLALDVHARLRTMILNGELPPGSALLQAEMARKLGVSRTPMREAFRLLQEEGLIDARPDQRARVRSVDPEDLDAVYGARIMLESLAVSMTAKSFTAADIERMSDALERMKALAVDTQPDEWHAAHHAFHGIATQAVGPQLQRMIASLGEHSERYIRLAQLGAPASWGKAYAEHEALLEAMRQSDPAGAARVVARHLARTALSVLADIAPEYEPTATRTALGLAGNGQS; from the coding sequence GTGAGCAGGAGCAGAAGCGAGTCCCGCGAGGAACAGCGGCCGGCCGACGACGAGGGCGGGGCGCGGGCCCGGGCCGGGGCGCCGGGCGAGAGCCCCACGGCAGCCGCGGGCGGACGCCGACTCGCTCTCGACGTCCACGCTCGCCTGCGCACCATGATCCTGAACGGGGAGCTGCCTCCGGGGTCGGCGCTGCTCCAGGCCGAGATGGCCCGGAAGCTGGGCGTCAGCCGCACACCCATGCGCGAGGCGTTCCGGCTGCTCCAGGAAGAGGGCCTCATCGACGCGCGGCCCGACCAGCGCGCACGGGTCCGGTCGGTGGACCCCGAGGACCTCGACGCCGTCTACGGGGCCCGCATCATGCTCGAATCGCTCGCCGTCAGCATGACCGCCAAGTCGTTCACGGCTGCCGACATCGAGCGCATGAGCGACGCCCTGGAACGGATGAAGGCGTTGGCGGTGGACACCCAGCCCGACGAGTGGCACGCGGCGCACCACGCGTTCCACGGCATCGCCACCCAGGCGGTGGGGCCACAGTTGCAGCGCATGATCGCCTCGCTCGGAGAACACAGCGAGCGCTACATCCGCCTGGCTCAGCTGGGCGCGCCCGCGTCCTGGGGCAAGGCGTACGCGGAGCACGAAGCGCTCCTGGAGGCGATGCGCCAGAGCGACCCCGCCGGAGCCGCACGCGTGGTCGCCCGTCATCTGGCGCGCACCGCGCTGAGCGTCCTGGCGGACATCGCCCCCGAGTACGAACCCACCGCCACCCGGACGGCGTTGGGGCTCGCGGGCAACGGCCAGTCCTGA